Part of the Melitaea cinxia chromosome 14, ilMelCinx1.1, whole genome shotgun sequence genome is shown below.
AACACCCCGCCAGCCTCTCAACACAGATATTTATGGACTATGTTTTTACGAAACTAAATATGCTCCTTATAGTATGCGGTGGCTCCATGAATATTAACGAAACTGTCAGAAGGGTACATCACTTAAATTATGTATTGCAATTTTGAGTTAAACCCAAGATCCCAAATGTTTGTATGAAATTTATGCTCGTTGATGTAAGTTAAATATTGTTAGAGAAAACAATATGGGGTTATAATTTCATATTCACGTAGCTTACCATAAACTTTCGTTAATTAATAAGTTGTTAAGATAAATTTAActacaaaatgttataaaacagtttaaaacAGTAATGGTTcgatatatttactataaaccGGATACTTTAccctattttaatattcatgtaATGCGTTCTATTGTTAGGTTTTTTATCCAAACAATAATAATGGGATGTAAACAAATTTGAGACCGACGAGATgtcgataataataaataatttactcaCTATAACAGGCAACTATTTTTGCGGCATACATTTGAATTATTGATAACATTGGGGATAAAACTTGCTGTCAATATTCATCAAACCGCAACAAGCTCTGATAACCTACTTTCACTTTATTACAGAGACCAACTTTTGGCGATACTTCCGGAGGTGACAGAGAGTGCAGATAAATGGTTAGAGGAAAACGAGGAACTAAAGGCCGTAGAGGCGAAACTTCAGATGTGTCATCAGCAGATGGCTCTCGTCAAAGAGATTGAAGCGTATGGAAACAACCTTAACGATCATCCGCTTTacgccatttcacaaaaatacaCATCCTACAAACAAGCTAAAAACGCTGTAGACGACTCGATGAAAGCGCTTGTGAAAATTTTGAACGATTTTGATACACAGATAGAAAGTTTAGCAACAACTATTGAAGTATTAAACGGACCTCAATTAATGACGTGGGTTCAGGAGTTCTCTGGATCCAATGAAGACGAGGAACAGCCAATCTTCGAGcatataaaagaatttttaacaaACGCTGGACAAAGCTCAATGATATCCCAATGCGAGCAAGCAGAACAAGAACTGAACCAAAGCATGCAACAGACGAATCAACTCGTCAGGACCTGTCTAGAACTTCTGACACAGTATGTAGCCGTTTCGCAGTACTATCCCCAGAGTCAGACCGAGTACCATCGTTTAATGATGTTCCGCAAATATCTGGCGGCAGCCTTAGAAAGTAAATCACCAGAAGTGTGTCGTGAAGTATCCAATCAAGTGGCTGCCTTAGTGAATGCTGAATCCAATACGGTCGATTCTCAACAGATAGTTGCATACAACTATCGCCTGCAACAGATAAACACTGAAGCCACAGCAGTTCTCAACAAGTGCCTTGAAAGGCTTCAAGCGGAGGGAGGTCCCGATGCTGTTCTTTTAGCGCAGGAAGCATATATGGAGGCTAAAACTAATATCAGTAACTGGGTTCGGACGGAGGAGGGGGCTACATCAGCGTTGGAAAATGTTGTGATTGGCATGCTCTGTAACTTGAACAGACGTTATTTGATGTTGGAGAATGGAGCTCAAAGCGCTGGCGACTGTCTTGTGGACTTAACATCAAGGGAAGGGGAGTGGTTCCTGGACGATATGAGCTCTTTATCTATGCAAGCTGTCGAACTATTATCACTATTACCTTTGCAATCGGCCTCAGTCGAGGATGCCGCTTTACCAGTCGCTGTAGAATGCGTGAGAAACGCGAATCTTCTGCTTGCAGACTTGGTACAACTGAATTACAATTTCAGTACAATAATTTTACCGGAAGCTATAAAGAAAGTGCACTCGGAAGACCCCTCTGCACTGCTGATGATTAACGAATTGAATAATGTAATCCTGAATACACCGATACCTCTGAATGAACTACTGACGCAGTTGGAGATGCACTTCAGATATTTAGTCATGGATATGGAGGTAAGGCAAATTTAGTACTCGAAAATCTGTATTTAGAACTGTTTCcaattttccatttttaattttttatatgatatttgtagtaaaaactttgaagaaataataataataaatatttttttgtattttgaggAAACATTTTTGTCAGATGTAGCAAACGTAACAGCTTTTTGATACACTATAATCGTCATCTAAGTGACATAgaagaattatttattcataatttacaCATTTCTTATTCTTATGTGCCTAAACGCAGCCTAGCGCAAAGATGGAATAAGCTCTGAAATTTTTCCTAtttggagaaagaagcctatgtaTGTAAAATTCCACTGTTGGAAAATCAATCAATATTCCCAAATAAAGTCATTAAAACcattaatttactaatatttctCACCCAGTCTCCAGCGTCAGGAGTACAGGTCATAGCCGCGGAGCTACGGTCGCGCTACGAGACCCTGCTATCATCATCACCAGAAAGTGAGAGCCAGTCAGCGGGACGCATGCTACTGATGGGCTTTAATGGGCTATTTGCAGCGGTAGAACTTCGGGCCAGAGAATTGGCTGACCACCTAGCAGCGCCAGTGCCTCCCGCCTGGCGTAAGATTGACCATATCAATGATGCTATGCATATGTCGGTCAGTGCCATgctatagtatttattatttcaataaaaatcacCAATAGATACAtgttaaaaaagtttcaatctatactaatattataaagttaaaaagtaagttcaaattttaaaaaaagtatatatatttttatattggatagtctatttaccgagaaaggctattATATAGGCTAagggtatataatattttagtgtttttttcttaaattaacgcgggtgaaaccgggGTGCACAACTAGTgagttatatataattgttcTTAAAGGTACTACGCGCTTTAGACAAGCAAGTCTAATCTAAAATCTTCAAAcatatgttaaaaaatacaaaaaaaaggaatggATGGAAATTGATACTAATACTAGATAAGCTAAACGAACCGTTTTACAGTTATAATAACTGggtatttaaaatcatattacaATTCCAATTATTTTTAAGGGCCAGTGTGCAAGAATTTTTAGTAAATGAAATAATCGTAAGAGATTTACTTAAGTCCAATAAGGCTAATATGTCGGTCATACATGGACAAGTACAAACCCCACTTgcatataaagttttaaaagaaaaaagtccAAAAATCAAATCCTCGCATCATGTGTATATTAAATGCGGCGAAGTTATCATTACCTCTGAGGCTTCTACGGAAGAAATTTTTGAACCTTAATAATCTTTAGATGTTTTCTTATGATCGTAACTCTGTATTGAAgatatttacacaataaatgCTAAgcctaaagaaaaatatattctagTATACTCAGAAGAAAAAAGTCTAATCCGATTCTGATCTCCCCTTTTTCCACATTTCAGGCGGCAATGCAAAGTCCGACTCTTCGCTCGGTCCTTGAAGATATCTTCATAGTTCGTCGCATCCAAACAGTTGCGGAAGTATTCGCCCTTTGTGCCCAACTGGCCTTTGCCTTCCGGGGAACTACCGCTAACAATACACCAGCTCCGAACACACTGGGGCTACACGATGATAACGCTCTCTGCAAACCTGTAAAGAGGTAAGCCTAGTTTTTTCTCGTGTTTCGAATGATTCGTGATCACACATGATgtttgtaacatcccactgctgtgcataggcctcttgcTCCATGTTGTAGAAGgactggagcttaatctaccacgctgctccaccacgggttgacggatatgttttctactatgagtaacgatcgctatcacgtatttatgataacaactaggaacgacagcttaacgttctctccgaggcaccaGTCcttgtggggagacccacaaggacagacattcaaaccggaaataaatatttatacaaatataaatatccatcccgagcggtaATAACCGAACTTGAAAACCGCCTCTGTTTCAGGTGCCCACGcgcaccactacatcagagTGGTTGTTTTAGAATAAAGTCTAGATAATCCAGTGGGTTTATCTCGTAACTTGATCTATGGAGGTGTCCGTTTAACATCAGCCGGACACTTGATTGTTACctttttagtacaaaaaacGCGTGTGCAGGTTTACAGCTGAGTACGTGTCGCGTTGCGTGCTGGGCGTGCATTCAAAGGCCCTGGCAGCTGCGCTGTGTTTGTTACTGAGACGAGCGCATCTTGATCTTTCCGCTGAAGTCGAGCAGAAGGAGATAGGTGAGCTAATTTGGCACAACCTTTACtagttttagttattaaatGTTAGATAGATATAAGAcctctaaaatatatataaatgtattgaaaAGTTTCCAATTATTAATTTGGCTTTTTCTTACTTGGTGCATGAAACCTAGtagttagttcagcctattgcagtccactgctggacataggcctcaccaagttcgcgccagacatcccggtttttcgcaatcctatgaatgaaaaaaaagatgatatatatacatacatgaaagcaataaaaatagataatcaATATGGTGTTTAGTAGAAAAGGCTGAATGACTAATTTGGTAACGGTAATGGAAGATATCATGAAATCTATAgacaataatacaatacaatcgGTTTACTATTTGTAGTGTTTTTGACCGATTATACAGACTTAGCTAAAGCTTTTGATGTTGTTgattatagttttttaatacaaaaattcttCAAATTTGATACATAAAGATACTGACGAAAATTTCCTTAATATTGAAAGTTATTTGTAAAACAGAGAGAGGTTTGAGAAATCGAAGAGTTTATTGAATTCGGTAGCTCAGGGTCGAAACTTTGTcctattttatttgaaatttttatttatacaaaatagcaaaggagatggggacttgtgggccaaaatgtaatgagtagagatattgtttaaaaaattggtcatatttttttattttaaaatataaaatatcagctcaattctgaatctagaagcggagaaaattgagaaagatagttttcatcaaattatttgggtatcgattccactataatcgattacagaattcaaaaagaaaatgtttgcactagttaattaactcaagatatttagatgcataATTAAAGCCGTAAACAATaatgtgcatttaaataaagttacattactatcgaaaatatcaatttatatttgataaaccaaaataattatcgatttcgtatcgatttaaaataaatcatatttttaatgacagtttTGACAGCTTACTAacagtaatactgtgtccgtcactcgtttcgtgtttactgttttccgatgcattctgagtccattcctgatatttatttatcgtttcaagtgtatatcaatatttgtaatgagttttcaaacagtttttactaaatataacattttattgtagcagtaatgttatattttactaaatataacattactgctacaagaacttagtgatcgggttttttatagacattgtaacgtAACCTCactttacaaaaagtctaataactccactctcagatagccaaaatatagataatttttagcGAGGGACCAATAAGCCTTAAtacattaattgataccattttcatttcattacattttggtccaagaatgtatggaatcgtatccatCTCCTTTAAACTCTACACAGATGACCTTATTTAAGAACATAAAACTATTGAAGACTAAGAACAAGAGGTGTTCAGAAAATCATATAAGAGTCTTAAATGTAATAGCATAATATCtagtacaaaaataacaaatattgattttaaatacaGTGCAAACGATAACGCTCTTAAAAAAGTCTCTCAGATACGACATTTATGTATTATCGCTGACGCGAAAATGAGTTTTAATCCGCACACAGACGACACGTAAGCGAAGCAGCGCAGACGTGAACACTCGTGTAGCGTCCTTGATTGACTCTACACACTTTTTACTCGTTAATAGGAAATAAAAACCGAATCacaattaattaagtaaattaatttatcgatCTCTTGATAATGATCAAACGACCCGGTGTGCGAGCACGCGCGATCGCCTCGATAGATCGAAACgtactaaataattattatattaataactaatttatttaataaattcgcCGATTCGCAAATAGGCTAATGTACGACTCGGTTCGTACAACTCGCAACGAGGTAGATAAAGTTTCAGCCACTGGCCCGCAGGTGCGTCGTGGAGCGTGACGCTGGAGTCGCTGTGCGAGAaggcgcgcgcggcgcggggcgcggCGGCGGGGCGCGACGTGCGCGCCGCGGCGCTGGCGGGCGCGCTGCAGGCCAGCCGCGCGCGCCTGCAGCGCGCCGCGCACGCCGAGCGCGGCGCCGAGCGCGCGCgtgccgccgcccgcgccgcgcgcctgcgcgcTGCCGCGCACGCGCACCTCCACGCCGAGGTACGCCCGCCCAGCGACAACGGGCattcttttttttgtcactagagcggcaaacaagcgtacgggctcacctgatggtaagcgattaccgtagcttatagacgcctgcaacaccagaagcgtcgcaagcgcgttgccgacccaatccccccaggagctctggtcaccttactcaccaacaggaatacaatactgcttgaaaacaacattattttgctgtaatctgtaaggtcgagatactaccccagtcgggctgctccatattttaagcaagaaattcctgttgtgccctacctcagttaaattcaCGATAACGACAGTGGGATGACCCACAAGGACGTCCAAACCGGAAAcgaatatttatactaatacatATATCCGTCCCGGAAGGGAATCGGACCCGCAAATCGGCGGTGTTTTAGGCGGTCATAactcgcgtcatgtaaaaataacgctgaaagaaactggaggggatgtgtttgcgcatgggtatactcggaCACGAAAGTACtactcttttattttttaattaggctttcactcgcggcttcgttttatggttattggtaggtatattaaaatatactagaAATACCTGTGCGAACAATTCGCactaaatgaatataataattatcactttacaaaattataattttttttaaacaaaagcaataacattttttttgttattgaaataacatattcaaaaatattaattatctttgCTCTCGAAATTTGagttttaatagtttttgtgttaaaaataataaattgatatttgtttttagttatataaGTAGTAAATGGAGTTGTGAAAGTGAATAATAAATGCGAGAAAAACGTGAATTAggattgacaggggtttgtttaccaaataagactgttccaaaaaaagTAAACAGCAGAGAAAAGTTTTTTTCAAAAGTTGGCAAGACTGCAAATCGCCTTTGCGCATCTTGacagccagcgttctttttacatgacgcaaattatacgttataaatcatttttctcacttctctatgtaaaactatttcgtaatttaaaacttttatgcgcgatagtattttgaatcgacgtcgaactgtccaaccaatagcacaccatGCGGCGCGTGATACACACGCCCCGCGCCCCACCTCATACCACCAAAGAGACCGATAAATCGCCTTTAAGCTGTCCCTCCGGTACACCCCTCCTGACCCACCGCTGGCCCGCAGGTGCTGAACAGCGCCCAGGACCCCAGCGGGGCGCTGTCCCGGCGCGCGCGGGAGTTGTTGGCAGCTTTGGAGAAACTACAAGCCGCACTCGACAAAACTCAGGCTCTCGTCTCTGCTGCGCACCAGAGGtaacgtatatatattttgtatagctTTAGTTCATCGCTGTGTCATTTAGGTTAGGactgttgataaaatatcgatatatcgaaataccgatatttattactaattaattattcgacgccgcgttggcgcaacggttacagtcatggattgtatctgttgcgctggcggttgcggattcgatccccgcacatgacaaacatttgtattggccatacaggtgtttgccatgatCTGgatgtttgtacagtccttgtgggtctccccaccgtgcctcggagagcatgttaagccgtaggtcccggttgttatcatgtatacctgatagcgatcgctactcatagtagggaatatatccgccaactcgcattggagcagcgtggtggattaagctctgatccttctcctacagggggaagaggcctatgcccagtgggatattacaggttgaaacgTAATATCGGtatttcgatatttatttttttgaacgATAATCGATAATTcgatattgatatttaaatatcgacactcgatattttgaagtaaaacttctttacacaaGCTTGTCTTGGGGAGTAAACTGAGAAATACGTGTTGAGagtgttacaaaaagtgtgatcgggcgaggcaaatgCATTTCCTTTTTCTTTTCATGTTGTCACGTTTCGTATACTTGAGACACGGTGCAGGTCTAtatctaaagaagttttacttcagtcgtgtggtctaaagcatagtTGTTTTAATTTGAATGCGGAACTGAAACTCGATCTGCCCCGCTCCAGACTGAAGTGGGGCGCCGGCGCCAACCCGGCGCTGCGCGGCGTGGTGCGCGCGCTGGAGGGCGGCTGGGGCGCCCGCAGCGCGCGCGCGCAGCGCCTGGCCGGCGCCGCCGCGGCCCTGGCGCCGCACGCGCGCGCCGCGCTGGCGCTCAGCGCCTCGCCGGCCGCGCGCctcgcccgcgccgcccgcgcccgcgcgcaTGCGCGCTCCGCTCGCGCCGCGCTCGCGCACTGGGAGAAGGTACGCACGAGGGGAAACATCTTAATTAAGGGTTTATAAAACGTCATACTAACTAATGTCAAATAGCAGGTGCTAAAATTTACTATGAATGAAAATCTAAAAAACACCAAAATACCTTAtatgatgttttttatttcaatttaattataattataattgtatattatttgtcTATGGCAGGCATGCTCGCTGGCGCAGAAGTATTCGCTTGAAGTGTCGCCAGTGGAAGAGTCACTCATGGAAATGCTACACCCGGAAGGAAACATCGACTCGCAATGGGtacttcataaaataatttgtatactTCGTTCATTAGTAAAAGTTCTTGATCACTCGACTGACTGAAATCATATCAAAATGACAAGAAAAGCTACTTCATTCTAGTAGGCTTCAAGAGcacttttattcaaattaaaattatttttaactttaataaattaattataggtGATGTAATGTTAACTCTGATTTGAAATGTAGCGTATGCAAAAAAATCGGTAAGAAGATTCGCtactactttttaaaaaagtatgtgtcatctccgacgcacgactggagttcacttcttcagatcgactgtctaaataggcacaaaaaaacttactagtctaagaaaaaaaataataccatattaaattctaaataaacgaatcaagtaacgccatctatcgatcgATGGGGTTATTAGAAACGTAACaaagtcattcgttcagtaaattttatttcttatattttgttttcatatcgggggtcttatatgaaaatcgatttttgaggagtaaacttcaaaatatttaaaaatatctcctATGTAATATGGCGCTATTAAAtccatatatttttgtaattagtttCATTAGCTACTAACCTCAGATGGTTTCCCGCAGGTGGGCAATGTGTCGGCACTAGTGCGCGAAACGGCAAACGCTCTGAGCGAAGCGCGCACCCGCGCAGACGCCGATGTCCAACGCGCTGCAGTGCGCGTGCGCGCCGCCGGCGCTGCGCTGCGCGGCGCTGCGGCGGCGCGCGAGGCGCTGCACGCGGAGCTGGCGGGGCCGCTGCGGGCGCTGCGGACCCTGCAGGAGGTACCCTGCGAGCTGTCTTGTTAACCACGTGACATTGTCTATTTACCACGTGACATCCTTTAGCTTTTTTGACCCCTCATCCCTTTTTCTATTTGTGtctatatttcaaatttaaaggtTGAAAATCGcgcttttaactaaaaaatacattcgatatatcgaattttttttttttttttttatttcacgaggtcggc
Proteins encoded:
- the LOC123659454 gene encoding serine/threonine-protein kinase SMG1-like; the protein is MRRGRETLLTLLEAFVYDPLVEWGGGRKKRGARHVRAARAMLAVRVRELKHTANEVTDQLLAILPEVTESADKWLEENEELKAVEAKLQMCHQQMALVKEIEAYGNNLNDHPLYAISQKYTSYKQAKNAVDDSMKALVKILNDFDTQIESLATTIEVLNGPQLMTWVQEFSGSNEDEEQPIFEHIKEFLTNAGQSSMISQCEQAEQELNQSMQQTNQLVRTCLELLTQYVAVSQYYPQSQTEYHRLMMFRKYLAAALESKSPEVCREVSNQVAALVNAESNTVDSQQIVAYNYRLQQINTEATAVLNKCLERLQAEGGPDAVLLAQEAYMEAKTNISNWVRTEEGATSALENVVIGMLCNLNRRYLMLENGAQSAGDCLVDLTSREGEWFLDDMSSLSMQAVELLSLLPLQSASVEDAALPVAVECVRNANLLLADLVQLNYNFSTIILPEAIKKVHSEDPSALLMINELNNVILNTPIPLNELLTQLEMHFRYLVMDMESPASGVQVIAAELRSRYETLLSSSPESESQSAGRMLLMGFNGLFAAVELRARELADHLAAPVPPAWRKIDHINDAMHMSAAMQSPTLRSVLEDIFIVRRIQTVAEVFALCAQLAFAFRGTTANNTPAPNTLGLHDDNALCKPVKRFTAEYVSRCVLGVHSKALAAALCLLLRRAHLDLSAEVEQKEIGASWSVTLESLCEKARAARGAAAGRDVRAAALAGALQASRARLQRAAHAERGAERARAAARAARLRAAAHAHLHAEVLNSAQDPSGALSRRARELLAALEKLQAALDKTQALVSAAHQRLKWGAGANPALRGVVRALEGGWGARSARAQRLAGAAAALAPHARAALALSASPAARLARAARARAHARSARAALAHWEKACSLAQKYSLEVSPVEESLMEMLHPEGNIDSQWVGNVSALVRETANALSEARTRADADVQRAAVRVRAAGAALRGAAAAREALHAELAGPLRALRTLQEVPCELSC